The DNA window AACCAATCACATGATTCGGAtattaatttcattctttcgaaTGATCAAGTTCTCAAGTGAGTATGTACTCGAATCTTTTACGATAACTTGAATGATGACTTACAACTAATTAGcattgaaaaatacaaaattcaaAGGTCATCAAAAGTctgcattattttttcaacagggaatggaaagaattggaaatgaaagaaatggactAGAAAATGCGTTGACTATGAAACACTGTGCCACATGTTCGGTATCGTGAACTGGTGTTGTGTAGCACCATCTGTTATTCAAGTTTACATACGAGATCGAAAGCAAATTtggcttcctttttctttttttgcgatttcagGTAGGAGAAGGGGCAAAAAGAGTGTCTATTTTGGAGTCCCCCTTTTCCTGTATCTTGTTTTGCTACGTGTGTGGCATAATAAAAGCCCGTAAATGCGTGGGCGATTTCAATTGCAGAAGTGTATGgaatacaaatgaaatttcGACTTATCTAGTGCAAAATTTGACCTCCAACAGCAGTTGgcttttagatttttctcgGCGGAACATTACCGAGTAGCTGAACTAGTCCGCATCTTTTCGAGTTGTCAAAGTTTTCCAAAAGTGGCCATTTCCGAAAGTTGAAAAAGGTGGACCTGAATGATTCAATAGTACCCGAATACGGTTATCGGTTCTAGGCTCAGTGGTCACTAACGAGTGATCGTGCTTGAGCGAAAGTGTCAAGAGATCGATTTACTGTTTTTATTAGCCACAAGCAATAATCCGTGAGTTTCACAGAATTTTAACTGATGTCTTAAGCAGCAGCTTAGTGTCGTATTATCTTACATCTTATCTTCTTCTGTTATCTTACACTTATGCgcattaaaaatgaataaaacgtTTGCTTCCTGCGATAACATTTACATCGACGGAGAGGATGATTGAGTGATCTACGATCTGACTATCGACGATTGCTGGATCTGAGCAGAACGAACAGTTCGACTTCTAGGCCACTTGCGAGAGGTCGTCTCTCTTTTAAGGTAAGAGGTTAGAAGCacttaatattaaatataattttaacGAGATGCTGACGATTTGGGCGCTACAGATCTTCAGGCATGTATTTCTTCACGTTGCTTTTATTGTCATGCTTATTTCCGCAAACTTTTACAAATACTGCAACAAGGGAATCGCTAAATACTAACTTTCTCTCCAATCTAATAGGTAAGTTGGCTGGTTCAaacattttctcgtttttcattGCATCAAGTAATGGTTTTCAGCTTCATTCCGTGGGCCCAATACTATTAACATCACGCAATTTTTAACGACATTGCAGTTACCGGAGTGCATGAAGCAGTGCATTCCGGAAATTGATGGCTTGCTAATGGCGATCTCTAACAGCAATGATACTCGAGATATAACTGAAATTTGCAGGTTTGTTAGGCAGaaaagtatttttgttttgcctgggttttttttagcaaaaatttcaaaaatgtgtgGTGTACCTCTTTAATGTGTTGTAGCAACAATGATTCCATAGTGGAAACCTCCTCGTTACCTTTTTTGCTAcacttcaaattaaattttgcaaTATATACACTATTATATCACGCTGGGATTCTATAGAATTCAGTGGAAAAGTTGTTGCTTTTTAAATTCGAACTTTAATATTTAGTAGCGATTGGAAGTGGTTTTTAATCCATTTTTAACAGCAGGGAGAACGCAAAACCCAGCATACATTAAATCGCTGTTGGTTAGCATCAAAGATAAGGCTATAGAaaacacgatttttttttaaataacttaACATCAATTTTATTTCGCCGCTTTATGGTCAGATGTCGTAGAAAATTGCTCGACCAAAAGCTCAAACAGATCAATCAATGTGAAATGCAGTAGTGAGAGTTCATTTATGAGCAGTTCATGGACCGGTACGTGGGAAGACTTGTTAAGGACGTTGAGGACACTTATTTGATGCACTGCTTGCTTCTCACCAGTCATTACATAGATTATACGAGATGGTATACCTCTGCGATTCTGAATCCCGGAAAGTGCGTTGACTTGAAGGGAGTGGGATTGATCAACAGTAAACACTGCATCTGATGGAGAGTTTCatgttcaaattcaaatcaacACTCAGGTTACACGTGTTTGGAGCATCCCATATTTTGCTCTTGACCGATCCTTCTTTCCAGCGAACTTCAATCGTCAACCAATTGCGCTTCCTCCGTCGGTTGTTCGAAGATTTTTGCTGAGGCTGCGGCCAGTGCATTCCAATTTGTCTGCCTGGATAACATCCAATGTAAGATTTTTCCCAACACACCAGATTAAGCTCAAACAACTCCAACTTggcgatttttttcatttcctgtcGTGCAGCATTATTGAAATCGGAATGAATTAAACAAGTGAACGTAAATATCACTTAAAAAATATAACACCTTTCTGGACCTCCTTTATGACGATGCactttcaatgttttcataTTACATCTACATACTATTCTGTCTTCCAGTAAAAGTGATGTCCATGGATTTTCCTTTGTGCCTTCGTATTTCTCTTACTTAACAGTTCAGCAATATCCGAAACAGTAGAATGTGTGAAGAACGCGGCTCTGGACATTCAACCGGAATGTGAAGCCCATTGCGAGGTACAGGCGAAGATGATTGAAGACGCTTCAAATAACAATATGGAAGCGATATTCGATATGCCTCGAGTCTGCAAGTGAGTAAATTCTCCTTATTTGACATTTACAGGTCTCAAATTGAAGACCACGCAGTCGCAAAACTAGGCTGGAGTTTTATTCACAAATTGGCAGAAACTGTGTTCAGAACGGATGCGTCGTCGTATCTCAAActgattgatcaacgccaaacactttactTTTCCTATCCCTTATAGCTCCACTCGTTGTTTACTGACGTGctacaaagagaaaatagaCAAGAAGTGTCAGATGGGGGAGCAAAACTTGCTGGATACCCTGTTGAGAACGGTGACTCATGGTGAAGGCAAAGGAGTGGAGGAGGCACTGGGTTGGGTGATGCCTGATTATTGTAAGGGCAATGTGAGTGCtgatacttttttctcatttatcaATGTGGTTATTGTGGTTATTATCCATCGTTTTCAGAACTCGTTTAAAGCAATTAACAGTGGTTCTTCGGGCAGGCCTCTATCTGTAGGAAAGGTATTGTACATGTATCGAATGTGTTCAGTTGGATGGGTCCCGTCCTTCACAATGTCTGTTTGACTCTCGgttattctttcttctattctaCCCAGACATAAGTCACTGTGGCATCCTCGCATTTGAACACATTCGAACCAACGACATAAATgtctttctctgaaaaaaatgaacaggacaACAAAGTGCTTTCAATGAAATTCAGGCGGCCAGTTCAACTAAGCAAAAGCAAAGCAAATCCTCTCCAAAAACCAAGTCTGGGAGCAAAAGGGAACAAGCTCCTGAGAAGTCTTTTTCCATGAGTGGAGCTAGTGGGAAGAAGGCCGCAGCTGGTTTCACAGAAAGAACTCTAGTAATCGACGGCGAGGTGAACAGCAAGGTTTTTTATTAGGAATTTCAAAGAGAAGGAGACCTTAAAcgaactttttttattctgtgacTTGttaatagtagaaaaaacacTCAATGAGAAACTGATTCCCACTGAACAAATGCTTGTGGAATCTCAGCTACAATTTAGTTGCCGTCGGGTGCATTCAGTCGTTGTCGCGACCCGACGCTTCTACTCGCTTGAGCACATTCGGCGCCGGCTACACATCCAACTTTTGCGGATGCATTTTGCATAACATGTATTTTAACTGTAGTACATATCTTGTTCAAGTGTTTTGAAGCAGGAAGAGGTCCAGAAGTAGAATGTTCGTCCAATGCATTCAGATCCGTACACTAAGATATCAACTAATCGATTCGCAAGGTCACCAAGTACCATCTCCTGATTTCGATACgcttgcaaaaataatgactGTGAGTTTCAAATCTAAATGACTTGAGCAGTACATTTTTTGAttggaatttgtttctttttgcagcagcaattttcaactttctcGTTTCCCTCTAATCGTCCCATGGAAACTGTTATCTTGCCGGCAATGCGATCCGGAAACGATGCTGAGGAACAGCAGAAGAACTCCAGTGGGACAACGCAGTTCTAAAAACAAGGTTTCTTTTACGTTACTCTATCTGAATGTTTAGCCGAATCAGAAAACGAGGAGAGCTTGGATCTGATCGGTGAAGCAATCCATGACTGGCGTTCAGAAGATAGGTCAGAAACTTCTTCCGACGTAGTCGATGTTACCAAGGAAGGAGTTGGGCTTACCATAGGCCTGGTGGTCTTTGTTGCCACTGTCATATACTGGATGTGGGAAACTGCCCGCGACATGAATTAATCTTGCATTTTTTGTTATCCTTCCTCACCTATATCTCTACTAACAAATACTTTGTGAGTACTAAATCTCCGCAAAACGCTGTGATATACTTCTTTAGTCTTTCTAGTCCTAACTGCCTACCTTTGTGCATTAGCTGAACCTGTGTAAAAGCCATTTACAACCATGTGTCAGTTGTACCGCTGtagcatttttttgttctcttcgtttttctcCACGGTGTCTGTGTAAATAAATCAGATCACCTGTACAGATTTCTTGCTCATCACTTCAGAAGCAGATGAGCAGGCACATGTGCGACCAGTATTGCTTGCTggcgaagaaaataaagtagcAAGGAAGATTCAATTGCCCGCTGTCTCGCCATTAATTCCTTCATGCTTAGCTttcggctttctctgctcgtTTCTCCGGCGTGATTGTGGATTCACACGCCTATTCGAATGACTATATGACATAGGAGCAAATGTAGAGCAGCTGCAGTAGTTCTCCATTGTTTCTGCTTGGCCAGGTGTGGCCATTTGAAAACTAACGAAGAAATTCGAGAGAAGTTATTCTGACATTCATAAAGTGCCTTGCCTGCTTGTTCACGGTTGACGTCCAAGAAATATATCATGTTTGTCTGCGGAAGCGAGATGACTTTTGACGACCGTAATAcatcttctacttttttggcTTCGTAATTGTTTCCCGGATACACAGAACACCGCATTATTGCTATCCCTATTTTCACTTGCTCTCCTCTCCTCCAGTTAACGATACGATGTAGGAGATGTATAATCGTGTACAAGAGGGTCCGAGTGTTCGTCACATGCATATTGTCGATACATCGTTTTTTGCACCTAATTTTGGTTCAGAGATATACTGAGAAGTTCGTTTGCGCCTGTTCCAATGCTGAAAGATCATTTGGATCTACCGAAGCCAAGCGCACCAAAAATGCTGCGCCTACGTTTCCAGGCCGCATCTAACTCATGTGGCGAATGTACCACTACATTCATCCCACTGACCTTTTCCTTAACCAATTCTGCAGTTTGCTCGATCTTTTTCATAAGATCTGACACCAAATGAGACGCAGACGGCACCGTAAAGGGGATAGTGCCAGACCGGCAAGTGAATCTTCTCCGACAGTCCTCACGTATAGGATTCTATTGGGGATTTCAGGAAAGTTCTCGTGACCGGCTCCAGTTCGCAAACTTCAAGAGGGAATAGCTCCAACTTAATCAAGAACTTAGGGATATcaatgaatttcaaaaataggaaCCAGAAAGTGTTTAAATATCTTCTCTTAGATTTCCATTACGGTATTGAGAAAATGGTGGAGAACGCAAAGTCGCAACTCTGAACACAGCTACTCTCgcacttttcttctccttgCTTTGACTAAATTACGTAGTTTTGAACGaattaaaagaagaacttTCACTAGGATTAATTAGAAGAGACAACAATTTTGGCAGGACGTAACATTTAACATTCCTCGTTCCCTCAGATCAGAACATTCCTCGTTTTTTGTTTACCGTACTTCTGTAGTGTTTTTAAATCTTCTTGAGAAAAACACGCTGTGTTCACGAAAATAGATTTAAAATCCAGAGGAAACTATCATCTAAGTCGACTATCACTTTTTAGTTTCCAAGAAATATCTTCCAAGAACCCATATTTCCAATGTCCAGAAAATTCTTCCGTAACGTTTCAAAAGCATACGCAAAGTACTACACTCCCTCCTATCAAAGCTTCAGCCATCGTTATTGTTTTCAGGGATACTGCAAATCGTGAGCTTCTTTACGTACCCCACCAACATCCACGTGTTTGTGTGAAATCGCGTAAATATGTACAGCAACAGTGAATACAGTAAATATGTACAGCAAACGGAAAAACTCATGAACGATAGTTTTGGAGTTTCAAAGAGCAAGcagatgaatggatgaatggaaaaatgaagcaTGTGAATGGATAAATAATCGAGAGGATAGCAATCTCTGGTTGAAGAagtttgttaaaggcatcgctcGAGGAGATTTCCGATGTTGAGTTCAGCAGTAATTGGAGTTCCTGGAGCGGTTAACTACAAACAGTCAGAGCAAAAATGCgaaacacttttttgaatacagGAATCAGCGAGATTAGGAGCAGAATGGTGATCGATTTAGCCGACGAAGCAACTGGGATAAAAACTGGCAGGGCGGATTAGTGAGCAAATTACTCGACAAAACAACTCTACTCTCTATCCATTTTTAGCACTTTCTTCCTCTTATGggtgtaaaaagttgctttgTAGGACAGAATAATCGTACTGATATCGCCATTCGTTTCCTGATTTTGTAGGCGTTTTGTATTTCTGCTGTGATACATACGCTTCCTACGTTACCTACGTAGAACcattcattccttcattcatAGGAATTGGAGTAGAAAGAATCGAATACCAAGATTAACGAGAGCTGCTTCTCGATACCGGTTGATATTTGATGTAGATCCATACAAGTTCAAGGACTTTATTTCGTCGGCATAACGTCACCTCGAGTAGGTCGAAGGGCGAAGGTTGACTTTCCCGAAAATCATTACATACATAGACTTTtaaggattttgttttttttttccaccagcCTTACATATATACAACAGTTTGGTTATGCAAGCAGTGGTTAAAATTTAGTTATGCGAAGCTTCATGAATTGTAGGAACATATGtcggaaaaaatttttcttcttctgtaagATGAGAAGGACTTGATCTCCTCAACATGAAGAGGACTGCATCAGTTTCTGTTACTAAAGAATTAAAAACGAAAATCCTGTTTCAATCGGGcacaattttgctttcctcTGTATTTAATGTGTCTTTATTCTATGTCAACGAGTAAAAAATGTATAATGAATTCGTCTTGAATAGTACAGTGAATTTGAAATGatgaatcaattaattaataactCACTcaatgattgattgatggatttgttgattgattgattcattcatccattcattccttcattcatAGGAATTggagttcttttcttccaacGTAGAAAAACTAGTGAAATGAGCTGCTCCCGTTCCCTTCCCCGGCAGCAAAGTTCGTCTGAAATAACTGTCTCTGATGATCGGACGAGTGTCCCTCGTCTTAACCGCGTTCACGAAACAGTTGCTTGTGCTCTGCACTGTCCCCGATAACTGGACGATGAACGGAAGTGGCGATGTTTAACCGAGCGGTGGTGGTGGCTGGTTGCAGCAAGCAAGTGATCGGGGTCGTCTCGATCGATGATAGTGATAATACATTGTCTCGAATCGGGCACACACGCGCGCTTGCATCTACACGCACGCAGTGTAATGTGTGGTACCGCACTCTTCACGCTCGACGCGTCATCTCGGCGACCACCCTCAGGCCACGGCCTCCCGGTCTCATGATACCTCCGCGCTCACGTTCTGCATTGTTGTGCCGAGAATGCATCGTCCGGGGCAGACGGAGCTGAGCTGTGTGCGTATTCGCGGGCGATGAAGTGCGATGGGTTCTAAGCGAGTTTTGCTTCATTTCCACCGAAACCTCCTAGACCTTGATCGCTGTTCTGGCCTTCGGAGAAAACCCTCTGCATGGTTCATCTTCTATTAGTTCTCTGAAGTAATTCTTGCTTTCCCAAAGAGGACTTCTTCATTGTAGGATTTCCTAAATGTTAAAGATTCTTGATGGCATGGCTACAAGCAAAAATTACTGCTTTAAATAGTCATAGTTAAAATAGGCAGCTAACCTGGCCCCTGCAATTCTATCGAAGCTGCAAGACAAAGTATGGAAATTCAAACTGTTTTCGCGTAAATATTTTCATGTCAATCATAAGTCACCTTAGTTTGACAGACTAATTAAACCAAACCTGGGTCTGCACATTCCAATGGTACTGTTAAGTCATCACTATTTTACTTACCCCATAATGCCCCGCTTGTCTCAGGACAGCAATTTGTTTTTTACAGATCCCAGTATCTTTACCTTACAACTCCGCCATGCGTATACCCAGAGGTTATGTGTCGAGCAGAGAAAAACCAACTTTTGGCACCGATCGTATAACACCTGAAACTGCAAAGTGAC is part of the Necator americanus strain Aroian chromosome V, whole genome shotgun sequence genome and encodes:
- a CDS encoding hypothetical protein (NECATOR_CHRV.G19050.T2), whose translation is MHVLAYRHPLSQAMAQLNLISHLREVVSLLRSSGMYFFTLLLLSCLFPQTFTNTATRESLNTNFLSNLIASFRGPNTINITQFLTTLQLPECMKQCIPEIDGLLMAISNSNDTRDITEICSELQSSTNCASSVGCSKIFAEAAASAFQFVCLDNIQSISETVECVKNAALDIQPECEAHCEVQAKMIEDASNNNMEAIFDMPRVCNSTRCLLTCYKEKIDKKCQMGEQNLLDTLLRTVTHGEGKGVEEALGWVMPDYCKGNNSFKAINSGSSGRPLSVGKAASSTKQKQSKSSPKTKSGSKREQAPEKSFSMSGASGKKAAAGFTERTLVIDGEIRTLRYQLIDSQGHQVPSPDFDTLAKIMTQQFSTFSFPSNRPMETVILPAMRSGNDAEEQQKNSTESENEESLDLIGEAIHDWRSEDRSETSSDVVDVTKEGVGLTIGLVVFVATVIYWMWETARDMN
- a CDS encoding hypothetical protein (NECATOR_CHRV.G19050.T1), encoding MYFFTLLLLSCLFPQTFTNTATRESLNTNFLSNLIASFRGPNTINITQFLTTLQLPECMKQCIPEIDGLLMAISNSNDTRDITEICSELQSSTNCASSVGCSKIFAEAAASAFQFVCLDNIQSISETVECVKNAALDIQPECEAHCEVQAKMIEDASNNNMEAIFDMPRVCNSTRCLLTCYKEKIDKKCQMGEQNLLDTLLRTVTHGEGKGVEEALGWVMPDYCKGNNSFKAINSGSSGRPLSVGKAASSTKQKQSKSSPKTKSGSKREQAPEKSFSMSGASGKKAAAGFTERTLVIDGEIRTLRYQLIDSQGHQVPSPDFDTLAKIMTQQFSTFSFPSNRPMETVILPAMRSGNDAEEQQKNSTESENEESLDLIGEAIHDWRSEDRSETSSDVVDVTKEGVGLTIGLVVFVATVIYWMWETARDMN